From one Trifolium pratense cultivar HEN17-A07 linkage group LG1, ARS_RC_1.1, whole genome shotgun sequence genomic stretch:
- the LOC123892005 gene encoding B3 domain-containing protein At2g33720-like: MANHIKVTDNFVCVCLSLGGGSCHRFPFRCLTFDETHFTQKRKHAQQETTHLSRMNNSWEIQKVLEESDVRCCRLLLNKDLAYNFVIPVLMGGAEAAKQKEGVKVQVWDVDTKSLHFLIFKIWTTAQSHVFIKTWFYDFVLRRDLKKGDVIGFHWDQANQRFNFSVLNRSN; the protein is encoded by the coding sequence ATGGCTAACCACATCAAAGTTACCGataattttgtttgtgtttgtctATCACTTGGTGGTGGTTCTTGCCACCGTTTTCCCTTTCGTTGTTTAACATTTGATGAGACTCATTTCACCCAGAAAAGAAAACATGCCCAACAAGAAACCACTCATCTTTCAAGAATGAACAATTCATGGGAGATCCAGAAGGTCTTGGAAGAGAGTGATGTACGTTGTTGTAGGCTTTTGTTGAATAAGGATTTGGCTTATAATTTTGTAATTCCTGTGTTGATGGGTGGTGCTGAAGCTGCTAAGCAGAAAGAAGGAGTGAAAGTTCAAGTATGGGATGTCGATACAAAATCTCTTCATTTTCTCATATTCAAGATATGGACTACCGCACAAAGTCATGTTTTCATCAAGACATGGTTCTATGACTTTGTTCTTCGAAGGGATTTGAAGAAAGGAGATGTAATTGGTTTTCATTGGGATCAAGCAAACCAACGATTTAATTTCTCAGTTCTCAATAGATCTAATTAG
- the LOC123902216 gene encoding uncharacterized protein LOC123902216 has product MEVQQWWKLRFSFKSATIVVCFINIITAIFLLHGFFISPYNRNKFSISNSNSVQLSYIRESEEIRLAMLPLELIKRVKEIELEGYTEPETAQKKDTKQTAAVDLSKRLKDFRSLNDASSLKALEEWRKRKIERARLRQLEKNGTTSS; this is encoded by the exons atggaagTTCAACAATGGTGGAAGCTTAGATTCTCCTTCAAAAGTGCAAccattgttgtttgtttcatcAATATAATAACTGCTATCTTCTTGCTTCATGGCTTTTTTATTTCACCTTACAACCGCAACAAATTCTCCATTTCAAACTCTAACTCAG TTCAACTCAGTTACATTCGGGAATCTGAAGAGATTCGTCTTGCCATGCTACCGTTGGAGCTAATAAAAAGA GTGAAAGAGATCGAGCTGGAAGGGTACACTGAACCAGAAACAGCCCAGAAGAAAGACACAAAGCAGACAGCTGCAGTTGATCTGTCTAAAAGGTTAAAGGATTTCCGTTCGTTGAATGATGCTTCCAGCTTGAAAG CTTTGGAGGAATGGCGTAAAAGGAAGATAGAGAGGGCGAGACTAAGACAATTGGAGAAAAATGGAACAACTTCCTCTTAA